The genomic region GCCGTCTCAGAAAGGAATTATTATAGGCAAGGACGCTCATTTTCTCAAAAAAATCGGGATACTTGCCAGAGAGGAGCTTGAATCACTTTGGGGCATAAAGGTGCATTTGGATATTTATGTCAAGGTCCTTAAAGACTGGTCCAGGGATGAGCGGGCACTGCGTCGCCTGGGCCTTACTGCCTGAACAGCAACTCCATCCGGCTTTTTCAGAGTGTCTTTTTTGTCACTCTTTCACCTGCTTTTCCGGACTTTATAGTCTCACTTAGATGATCATTAATCATCCTTATTTTAAAACTAATTGAAATTACAATTAAAAATCTTATATCATGTTAGGCATTATTCTTGCTCATATTGATATCATTTGATATGTATGGACCTGTTTAAAAACGTGCAGGTTTACTTACTACCTAATTTTGATAAGGAAAAATAATAGTGAATCTTCAACATACACTCATGAAGTCCGTAAAGGCATCCGGCATAGGACTGCATTCAGGGGAAAAGGTCTCTTTAAAGATAAATCCGTCTCCGGCCAACACCGGAATTTGTTTTGTCCGCAGCGACTTAAGCCGTGAACAGGTTATTCCGGCCCGGGCAGAGTACATAGTAGATACCAGTTTTGCTACTACTATAGGTGTTGAAAAAGTATCTGTTTCAACCATTGAGCATCTGATGGCGGCTCTGTCGGGAGCGGGTGTGAACAATGCCTTGATCGAGGTTGACGGGCCCGAAATTCCGGCAATGGATGGGAGCGCCGCACCATTTCTTTCTCTTCTGCAAAAGGCAGGTCTGAAGGCCCAGTATGAGCCGGTACGATATATTAAGATTCTGGAGCCGGTGACGGTGAAAATGGGTGACAAGCTTCTGAGTATTGAGCCTAGCAGGAATTTTATCGTATCTTTTGAAATAGAGTTTGAGCACCCCCTTATTGCCAAGCAACGTTTTGCCGGCAAGATCACGCCACAGACATTTGCAAGCCAGATCAGCAAGGCGAGGACTTTTGGTTTTCTCAGTGAAGTGGAGTTGCTGAGAGAGAATGGCTTTGCCAGGGGTGGATCTCTTGAAAATGCTGTGGTTATAGGCGATACATCCATATACAATAGAGGTGGCCTGCGGTTCTCTGATGAATTTGTCCGCCACAAAGTTTTGGATTTGATCGGAGACCTTTATCTCTTGGGCAGCCCTGTTTTAGGAAAGGTAAAAGCCGTAAAGAGCGGCCATAGCCTGCATCATGTTTTCTCTCTGGAATTGTTAAATAACCCCTATGCCTGGGAGTATATGGAACATGATAAGGCCTGGGGGTTACCAGTCTGGGCTGGTCACAAAGATGATGTGATTTCCGCAGCCGTTCCTGCCTGACCATGCCGGTCACACTTGTGGTTCGCTCAGGCTCACACAATCTAACCTTATTACCAGTCAAGTTCCTGGATGCATTCCTCGACCGGAGTGGCTAATCCCTTTCGAATGATTCCCGCATACCGGGGATATTCAGAAGATAGATAGTTTCCTGTATGGCGCGCCAGTCATCCTCTGAGATAAGTACTGCATTAACGCGCTTACCCTTTATGATAATCCCGAATTATGCACCTGAAGTTTCCCGTTTTTTTGGGAGGCTTAGCAGATCGCGGAGTAATTTCCCCAAAAGTTAATGAGTTATGTTTACGGTAAATCAACTTTTATTAGTAATATCAGATACTTATAAGGTCTAAACGCAATTTGTAAGTTGTTGATATTATTAAGTATTTTAAATATCTCGTCAGACAAAAATATATAATAATTCTGTAAAAACAGTCAATTATTAGTGAAAGCGAGACCAAGTTATGGTATATTTGTATTATCAAAACCAAACCATATCAGAGGTCTCGCATGTATATACTACACTCATTGCTCAAAGAACTCAAAAATGAATTTGCCCATTCAAGAAAAGGGGAGGAACGGGGAACGTGGTTCATCTATACCCTCATGGCAATCATTATTCCATTTACTTCCTCAAAAACGTCAAATTTGCTCCGGTGCCTTAAGACACTGTTTGGTTTTACCGTTATCAACACGAAGCGTTACTATACCTTTATGGGCTCATCCAAAATTCCATGGACTCAACCTTGGACGTGTCTGTGGAAGTTGATTCCAGAACCCTTGACTGACGGAAACCTGATCGTGGCCTTAGATGATTGCATAAATCCTAAGACCGGAAAGAAAATTTTTGGCTGCCATAGATTTTTTGATCATGCTGCCAAACAAAATCAATCAAGATATCCATGGTCTCAAAACATTGTTGCTATCGGTTTATGGTAGCTAAAAAATGGATGTGTAAAAATTTCTACGATATTCGGACTTTTGGTGCAGTAATGTCTACAGGAGATAAAACTTGTGGTCAGGTACGTGGTCCAGTTCAGCTTGCATTTGCCAGAAGTATTGATCCCATAGTCGGTCTGGATGTGGCGATGTTTCGTACTGCAGCTGTCAGTGTTGATAAACCGGATAACAAAGGACTGGGGGCTAGGAAAGCCATAGTTCCTTACGGTCTCTACCGCGTGCACGGCTTCATCTCTGCACCCTTGGCGAAACAGACCGGATTTTCCGAGGATGACCTGAATCTGTTCTGGGACGCTCTGAAAAATATGTTCGACCACGACCGTTCAGCAGCCAGGGGCGAGATGGCGACCCAGAAACTGATCGTTTTCAAACACGATTCCGAACTGGGAAACGCCCCGGCCAGCAAACTCTTCGACCTGGTCACAGTGGAAAAAAACTGCGGCGATGACCCGCCCAGATCCTTTGCTGACTATACGGTAACAGTTGACAAAGGCTCTGCACCTTCCGGAGTCTCAGTAGATGAAAAGCTGTAGCGGATAAACGATGACAACAGATGATTATGGCGAGATCGTTCTTTACCAGGCTGATGATGGCCATTCGGTTATTGATGTGCACCTTAAGGATGAAACCGTATGGCTTACCCTGAATCAGATGGCGGAGTTATTTGGGAGGGATAAGTCCGTCATCTCCAGACATCTGCGGAATATTTTTAAAACCGGTGAATTGGAGCGAGATGCAACTGTTGCAAAAAATGCAACAGTTCAAAACGAAGGCCGCGGACGCGTTACCAGGTATATAGAATGGTTCAACCTCGATGCCATCATTTCTGTAGGTTACCGAGCATGAAGAAAGGGGTCAGCCCTCGAAAATAGAATTTAATCTTTAACACTGACCTCCGGGATACTATAATC from Deltaproteobacteria bacterium harbors:
- a CDS encoding UDP-3-O-[3-hydroxymyristoyl] N-acetylglucosamine deacetylase; protein product: MKSVKASGIGLHSGEKVSLKINPSPANTGICFVRSDLSREQVIPARAEYIVDTSFATTIGVEKVSVSTIEHLMAALSGAGVNNALIEVDGPEIPAMDGSAAPFLSLLQKAGLKAQYEPVRYIKILEPVTVKMGDKLLSIEPSRNFIVSFEIEFEHPLIAKQRFAGKITPQTFASQISKARTFGFLSEVELLRENGFARGGSLENAVVIGDTSIYNRGGLRFSDEFVRHKVLDLIGDLYLLGSPVLGKVKAVKSGHSLHHVFSLELLNNPYAWEYMEHDKAWGLPVWAGHKDDVISAAVPA
- the cas7c gene encoding type I-C CRISPR-associated protein Cas7/Csd2 — translated: MVSKHCCYRFMVAKKWMCKNFYDIRTFGAVMSTGDKTCGQVRGPVQLAFARSIDPIVGLDVAMFRTAAVSVDKPDNKGLGARKAIVPYGLYRVHGFISAPLAKQTGFSEDDLNLFWDALKNMFDHDRSAARGEMATQKLIVFKHDSELGNAPASKLFDLVTVEKNCGDDPPRSFADYTVTVDKGSAPSGVSVDEKL